In Sebaldella termitidis ATCC 33386, one DNA window encodes the following:
- a CDS encoding anaerobic ribonucleoside triphosphate reductase, which yields MDRMVYINKNDEERVTEYEGFSTIKNNFKEIFDGIINVEKNNTNNENANMSSDTPAGQMMKFASETSKDYALKYLVTPKYADAHKEGYIHIHDLDYYPTKTTTCVQYDLEDLFENGFKSKHGFIRQPKSISTYATLATIIFQTNQNEQHGGQSIPAFDFFMAKGVLKSFRRHLKYRVLAYLESDYVEEANQELKDLLTEIIDSIEVTDEKKLILSSKLNLTMNEVEKAIHVAYYDTKYETYQAMEGFIHNLNTMHSRGGNQVVFSSINYGTDTSPEGRMLINELLNATIAGLGDGETPIFPIQIFKVKEGLNYSEEDYELALKNWDKAIKGELKYKTPNFDLLIKTTLTTAKRLFPNFVFLDTTYNKHEMWRMDDPYKYKYEVATMGCRTRVFENVAGDKTSIGRGNLSFTTINFPRLAVEAKNEILAENSNIDAQSLEDMAIERFFEKLKKYTEFVIEQLKERYEFQRTALAKQFPFMMRNNIWKGGNTLMGNDEVGSMLDSGTLGVGFIGGHNAMVALTGKGHGDSQKSYDTLVKALEVMNEVVDKYKKRDNLNYSVLATPAESLSGRFTTIDKKKFGEITDVNDREYYVNSFHVDVKSEISALEKIEKEGRFHELTKGGHITYVELDGEAKKNPVVILQIIKAMKDNNIGYGSINHPIDRCKSCGFESLIEIECPICGSEEISRTRRITGYLTGDLDSWNSFKKAEEKDRTKHGVSK from the coding sequence ATGGATAGAATGGTGTATATAAATAAAAATGATGAGGAAAGAGTAACAGAATACGAGGGATTTTCAACAATAAAAAATAACTTTAAAGAAATTTTTGACGGTATTATAAATGTAGAAAAAAATAATACCAACAATGAAAATGCTAACATGTCATCTGATACTCCTGCAGGACAAATGATGAAATTTGCTTCTGAAACATCGAAGGATTATGCCCTGAAGTATCTGGTGACACCAAAATATGCTGATGCTCATAAGGAAGGATATATCCACATACATGATCTGGATTATTATCCTACAAAAACAACAACTTGTGTTCAGTATGATCTGGAAGACCTTTTTGAAAACGGATTTAAATCAAAGCACGGATTCATAAGACAGCCGAAAAGTATATCGACATATGCAACTTTGGCTACAATCATATTTCAGACAAATCAAAATGAGCAGCATGGTGGTCAGTCGATACCGGCATTTGATTTTTTTATGGCAAAAGGAGTGTTAAAATCTTTCAGAAGACATCTGAAATACAGAGTTTTAGCATATCTTGAGTCTGATTACGTAGAAGAAGCAAATCAGGAATTAAAAGATCTTCTTACGGAAATAATTGACTCTATTGAAGTTACTGATGAGAAGAAGCTGATTTTGTCATCTAAATTGAATTTAACAATGAATGAAGTAGAAAAAGCAATACATGTAGCATATTATGATACTAAATATGAGACATACCAGGCAATGGAAGGATTCATACATAATTTAAACACGATGCATTCACGTGGAGGAAATCAGGTAGTATTTTCTTCTATAAACTATGGAACAGATACATCACCTGAAGGAAGAATGCTTATAAACGAACTGCTGAATGCAACAATAGCAGGACTGGGAGATGGTGAAACACCTATTTTCCCAATACAGATTTTTAAGGTAAAGGAAGGGCTGAATTATTCTGAAGAAGACTATGAACTGGCCCTTAAAAACTGGGATAAGGCAATAAAAGGCGAGCTTAAGTATAAAACACCGAATTTTGACTTATTAATAAAAACAACTTTAACTACAGCAAAAAGATTATTCCCTAATTTCGTATTTCTTGATACTACTTATAATAAGCATGAAATGTGGAGAATGGATGATCCGTACAAGTATAAATATGAAGTAGCCACAATGGGATGCAGAACAAGAGTTTTTGAAAATGTAGCGGGAGATAAGACTTCTATAGGAAGAGGAAATCTGTCATTTACTACAATTAACTTTCCAAGACTTGCAGTAGAAGCTAAGAATGAAATTTTGGCAGAAAACAGCAATATAGATGCACAGTCTCTGGAAGATATGGCTATCGAAAGATTTTTTGAAAAACTAAAAAAATATACTGAATTCGTAATAGAACAGTTAAAAGAAAGATATGAATTCCAGAGAACAGCACTTGCAAAACAGTTTCCTTTCATGATGAGAAACAATATCTGGAAAGGCGGAAATACTCTGATGGGAAATGATGAAGTAGGATCTATGCTTGATTCAGGAACATTAGGAGTAGGATTTATCGGCGGTCATAATGCGATGGTAGCTTTAACAGGCAAAGGGCACGGAGACAGTCAAAAATCATATGATACTTTAGTAAAAGCACTTGAAGTAATGAATGAAGTAGTAGATAAATATAAGAAAAGAGATAATCTGAATTATTCTGTACTGGCTACGCCGGCAGAAAGTCTGTCAGGAAGATTTACAACTATTGATAAGAAAAAATTTGGTGAAATCACAGATGTAAATGACAGAGAATACTATGTAAACTCTTTCCATGTTGACGTAAAGTCTGAAATTTCGGCTCTTGAAAAAATAGAAAAAGAAGGAAGATTTCACGAGCTTACAAAGGGCGGACATATCACATATGTAGAGCTTGACGGGGAAGCGAAAAAGAATCCTGTGGTTATTCTTCAGATAATAAAAGCCATGAAGGATAATAATATAGGCTATGGTTCTATTAACCATCCTATAGACAGATGTAAGTCATGCGGATTTGAAAGTCTTATTGAAATAGAATGTCCTATATGCGGAAGCGAGGAAATTTCAAGAACAAGAAGAATAACAGGATATCTTACAGGAGATCTTGACAGTTGGAATTCATTTAAGAAAGCTGAAGAAAAGGACAGAACAAAGCACGGAGTTTCTAAATGA
- the mngB gene encoding mannosylglycerate hydrolase → MDWKVHVIPHMHWDREWYFTTEESRILLVNNMEEILERLENDEDYKYYMLDGQTAILEDYFDVKPENKERVRSLVQKGKLIIGPWYTQTDEMMVGGESIVRNLLYGIKDSNEFGDYMKIGYLPDSFGQSAQLPQILNGFGIKDTVFWRGCSERHGTNKTEFLWQSNDGSEVTAQILPLGYAIGKYLPLNEEELKDRLDKYFPVLERGAVTENLILPNGHDQMPLQQNIFEVMDMMKKIYPDKDFFISRYENIFAELEKNREKLDVIKGEFNDPKYMRVHRTISSTRMDIKIANVTIENKITNILEPLASIAYSLGFEYHHGLIELMWKEIMKNHAHDSISCCCTDQVHREIMARFELAHDKADKLIDFYKRKIVDAVKDKEGMDKLTVFNLLPYERTEEVETKIRLRGGNFTIYNKDGKEIPYYVKEKRELDPGLIDRQIVHYGNYDPFHEFLIQFSAENIPPMGYETFYIKYNTGNEGLKEIAEEKAFIENKYYKITVNSNGTINLSDKRLMKEYRELLIAEDGSDDGDEYDYSPLKDDFIITNKDVTAEIKFEHTPFAETAYVSYEMDIPKDLESRKNKIKDSKMRISTEIKLRKNSDKVEIKTEIDNNSKDHRVRFIMPTGYKSTESVSDNQFGTIKRPVIDTANEVWEAEKWKEKPVPVYQMMSFTDLNDKNSGMSLLTNGFREYEITGEDFSNIALTLFRGVGLLGKEEMYYRPGRPSGIKLETPDSQMLGKLKFEFAVFIHSGDEIEGLVPQKGREYVTPVTVYNKIPYNAMRLNPAEFNTPDRYSLFGKKIEGSVLSAVKKAEREEALLIRIYNPNINKDIQDSLIFDKSIKNIYETNLNEDKVNDLNNADIILKPCQVKTVALSK, encoded by the coding sequence ATGGACTGGAAAGTACATGTAATACCCCATATGCATTGGGACAGGGAATGGTATTTTACTACAGAGGAATCAAGAATACTTCTGGTAAATAATATGGAGGAAATATTAGAAAGACTGGAGAATGACGAGGATTATAAGTACTATATGCTCGACGGACAAACGGCCATTCTCGAGGATTACTTCGATGTAAAGCCGGAAAATAAAGAAAGAGTCAGAAGTCTTGTACAAAAGGGAAAACTCATAATCGGTCCCTGGTATACCCAGACAGATGAAATGATGGTAGGGGGAGAATCAATAGTTAGAAACCTTCTTTACGGTATAAAAGATTCAAATGAATTCGGGGATTATATGAAGATAGGATATCTTCCCGATTCCTTCGGTCAGTCTGCCCAGCTGCCGCAGATTTTGAACGGATTTGGAATAAAAGATACAGTTTTTTGGAGGGGCTGCTCTGAAAGACACGGAACAAACAAAACAGAATTTTTATGGCAGTCAAATGACGGAAGCGAGGTCACTGCTCAAATACTGCCCTTGGGATACGCCATAGGAAAATATCTTCCGCTTAATGAGGAAGAACTGAAAGACAGACTGGATAAATATTTTCCTGTGCTGGAAAGAGGTGCGGTAACTGAAAATCTTATACTTCCGAACGGGCATGACCAGATGCCCCTTCAGCAGAATATATTTGAAGTAATGGATATGATGAAAAAAATATATCCTGATAAAGATTTTTTTATAAGCAGATATGAGAATATATTTGCAGAACTGGAGAAGAACAGAGAAAAGCTGGATGTGATAAAAGGTGAATTTAATGATCCTAAGTATATGAGAGTGCATAGAACTATATCATCTACAAGAATGGATATAAAAATTGCCAACGTCACTATAGAGAATAAAATAACAAATATTCTGGAGCCGCTTGCATCTATAGCATATTCACTCGGTTTTGAATATCATCACGGGCTTATAGAGCTTATGTGGAAAGAAATTATGAAAAATCATGCACATGACAGTATAAGCTGCTGCTGTACAGATCAGGTGCACAGGGAGATAATGGCGAGGTTTGAACTGGCACATGATAAGGCTGACAAGCTTATAGATTTTTATAAAAGAAAAATTGTGGATGCAGTAAAAGACAAAGAGGGAATGGACAAACTGACTGTATTTAATCTTCTGCCGTATGAGCGTACAGAAGAGGTAGAAACTAAAATAAGGCTCAGAGGCGGAAACTTTACTATATATAATAAAGACGGAAAGGAAATTCCTTATTATGTAAAAGAAAAGAGAGAGCTTGATCCGGGACTGATTGACAGGCAGATAGTGCATTATGGGAATTACGACCCGTTCCATGAATTTTTGATACAGTTTTCAGCTGAAAATATACCTCCTATGGGTTATGAAACATTTTATATAAAATATAATACAGGTAATGAGGGATTAAAGGAAATAGCAGAAGAAAAAGCGTTTATTGAAAACAAATATTATAAAATTACTGTTAATTCAAACGGTACAATAAATCTTTCAGATAAAAGACTAATGAAAGAATACAGGGAACTGCTTATCGCGGAAGACGGTTCCGATGACGGTGATGAATATGACTATTCACCACTGAAAGATGATTTTATTATTACAAATAAAGATGTGACAGCGGAAATAAAGTTCGAGCATACTCCGTTTGCCGAAACAGCTTATGTTTCATATGAAATGGATATACCAAAGGATCTGGAAAGCAGAAAAAATAAAATAAAGGATTCAAAGATGAGAATTTCCACAGAAATAAAATTAAGAAAAAATTCTGATAAAGTGGAAATAAAAACAGAAATAGATAATAATTCAAAAGACCACAGAGTAAGATTTATAATGCCGACAGGATATAAGAGTACAGAATCGGTATCGGATAATCAGTTCGGAACTATAAAAAGACCTGTTATAGATACTGCAAATGAAGTGTGGGAAGCGGAAAAGTGGAAAGAGAAACCTGTTCCTGTGTATCAGATGATGTCTTTTACAGATTTGAATGATAAAAATTCCGGGATGTCTTTGCTGACAAATGGTTTTCGTGAATATGAAATCACGGGAGAAGATTTTAGCAATATTGCACTTACTTTATTCAGAGGGGTAGGACTTCTGGGGAAGGAGGAGATGTATTACAGACCTGGAAGACCATCAGGAATAAAGCTTGAAACACCTGATTCGCAAATGTTGGGGAAACTGAAATTTGAGTTTGCTGTGTTTATACACAGCGGAGATGAAATAGAGGGACTGGTGCCGCAAAAAGGAAGAGAATATGTTACACCTGTCACTGTTTATAATAAAATTCCTTATAATGCAATGAGACTAAATCCCGCCGAGTTTAACACTCCGGACAGATATTCCCTGTTCGGCAAAAAAATAGAAGGAAGTGTTCTCAGTGCAGTAAAAAAAGCAGAGAGGGAGGAAGCTCTGCTGATAAGAATATATAATCCAAATATTAATAAAGATATACAGGATTCACTTATTTTCGATAAGAGTATAAAAAACATATATGAAACGAATTTAAATGAAGATAAGGTAAATGATCTCAATAATGCAGACATTATTTTGAAACCATGCCAAGTAAAAACAGTAGCTTTGTCAAAATAA
- the mngA gene encoding PTS 2-O-a-mannosyl-D-glycerate transporter subunit IIABC has protein sequence MNLKKLTNEDLVILKADYKSKQEALEALAEKLYESGKISDKEGYLKDVEAREKQGATNVGMKLAIPHGKSAFVLEPCFAAATVKTPIKDWEKIDETSEDAELIFLIAVPDSQAGSTHIEILTKLTSKLADEELIEKLLKADNEKKFLELLSEDEIKEDEKNFDTERLILGVTACPAGIAHTYMAAESLEKAGRKLNVKVRTEKQGANGIEGRFTNEELAKAEAVIFAAEVAVKEKERFAGIPSIEVPVAEPIKNGEGLIKKALEIAKKGRSVYAGAAQEPERKLSFREESKRAILTGISYIVPLIVAGGMLLAIATLMKQTLHLEALWDQENSWLWMYRKLSGGLLGTLMVPVLAAYISFSISDKPGLAPGFAAGFAANLINSGFLGGLVGGFLAGYIMKWIKANIKGGKTLAGFFNFFLYPVVGTFVVGTLMMFVVGKPVAWLNTALTDWLNAMQGANAIVLGAIIGAMVSFDLGGPVNKAAYAFCLGAMGNGNLVPYAAFASVKMVSAFTTTLVTKLKPHYFLEEERELGNSTWILGLAGITEGAIPVALNDPFRVLGAFVAGSMVTGAMVVYFKLGLGVPGAGILSMLFMNMDGAESSIAGGILWLIAALIGTVISTVLLLILKGHKYKKSISK, from the coding sequence ATGAATTTGAAAAAATTAACAAATGAAGATTTGGTAATTCTGAAAGCAGATTACAAATCAAAGCAGGAAGCTTTGGAGGCTCTGGCAGAGAAGCTGTATGAAAGCGGAAAAATAAGCGATAAAGAGGGTTATCTTAAGGATGTGGAAGCAAGAGAAAAGCAGGGAGCGACAAATGTAGGGATGAAGCTGGCTATTCCGCACGGGAAATCGGCATTTGTACTGGAGCCATGTTTTGCAGCAGCCACTGTAAAAACACCTATAAAAGACTGGGAGAAAATAGATGAAACTTCAGAAGATGCAGAGCTTATATTTTTAATTGCAGTGCCGGATTCACAGGCCGGAAGTACTCATATTGAAATACTGACCAAGCTTACATCAAAGCTTGCCGATGAAGAGTTAATAGAAAAGCTTCTGAAAGCTGATAATGAAAAAAAGTTTCTTGAACTGCTTTCGGAAGATGAAATAAAAGAAGATGAGAAAAATTTTGATACAGAAAGATTAATACTGGGAGTTACTGCGTGTCCGGCAGGAATAGCACATACATATATGGCAGCAGAATCACTTGAAAAAGCAGGAAGAAAACTAAATGTAAAAGTAAGGACAGAGAAACAGGGCGCAAACGGAATAGAAGGAAGATTTACCAATGAAGAGCTTGCCAAAGCTGAGGCTGTAATATTTGCAGCTGAGGTAGCAGTAAAGGAAAAGGAAAGATTCGCAGGAATTCCGAGCATAGAAGTACCTGTAGCCGAGCCTATTAAAAACGGGGAAGGACTAATAAAAAAAGCACTTGAAATTGCCAAAAAGGGAAGAAGTGTTTATGCAGGAGCTGCGCAGGAACCCGAAAGAAAGCTTTCATTCAGGGAAGAATCGAAAAGAGCAATATTAACAGGGATATCATATATAGTACCGTTGATTGTAGCGGGGGGAATGCTTCTTGCTATAGCCACTCTTATGAAGCAGACACTTCATCTGGAAGCATTATGGGATCAGGAAAATTCATGGCTGTGGATGTACAGAAAATTAAGCGGCGGATTGCTTGGAACCTTGATGGTGCCGGTACTTGCAGCGTATATTTCATTTTCAATATCAGATAAGCCGGGGCTTGCACCGGGATTTGCCGCAGGATTTGCCGCGAATCTTATTAATTCAGGGTTTCTTGGAGGATTAGTTGGAGGATTCCTTGCCGGTTATATAATGAAATGGATTAAGGCTAATATAAAAGGCGGTAAAACACTTGCAGGTTTCTTTAATTTCTTTTTGTATCCCGTAGTAGGGACATTTGTGGTAGGAACACTTATGATGTTTGTAGTGGGAAAACCGGTGGCATGGCTTAATACTGCGCTGACAGACTGGCTGAATGCAATGCAGGGAGCAAATGCAATTGTACTCGGAGCGATAATAGGAGCTATGGTATCATTTGATCTTGGAGGTCCGGTGAATAAAGCAGCCTATGCTTTCTGTCTCGGAGCAATGGGGAATGGAAATCTGGTTCCGTATGCAGCCTTTGCATCTGTAAAAATGGTCTCGGCATTTACTACAACTCTGGTAACTAAATTAAAACCGCATTATTTTCTTGAAGAAGAAAGAGAACTGGGGAATTCTACATGGATACTGGGACTTGCAGGGATTACAGAGGGTGCAATTCCTGTGGCATTAAATGATCCTTTCAGGGTTTTGGGAGCATTTGTGGCAGGTTCGATGGTAACCGGAGCGATGGTTGTATACTTTAAGCTGGGACTCGGAGTTCCGGGAGCAGGAATACTTTCTATGCTGTTTATGAATATGGACGGAGCAGAAAGCTCTATAGCAGGAGGAATTCTATGGCTGATAGCAGCGTTAATAGGAACTGTTATTTCTACTGTTTTACTGCTGATCTTAAAAGGGCATAAGTATAAAAAAAGTATTTCAAAATAA
- a CDS encoding GntR family transcriptional regulator: MKFDKIEEYILNNIKSDVYLSEEKIESENELAKKFGVSRMTCRKAIENLVQRNYLYKIKGKGTYVKNNENKHIIYLNEAIGFSERTKRENLSAVTNVLQYEERFPSDQISKKLNINKEERIVYLKRLRFINEEPVVVEITYIPKKFVNEKRLNEFFESKYNYALSENYKIKEMQKEYMGVLPNRDIKELLNIKENIPVFKLENTAILENGEIFEYTKAFYNQEKYKFLEILKKDIDKY, from the coding sequence ATGAAATTCGATAAGATAGAAGAATATATTTTGAATAATATAAAAAGTGATGTATATTTATCAGAGGAAAAAATAGAATCTGAAAATGAGCTGGCAAAAAAGTTCGGAGTAAGCAGAATGACATGCAGAAAAGCCATAGAAAATCTCGTTCAGAGAAATTATCTGTATAAGATAAAGGGAAAAGGAACATATGTAAAAAATAATGAAAATAAGCATATAATCTATTTGAATGAGGCAATAGGATTCAGTGAAAGAACAAAAAGAGAAAATCTCAGTGCAGTTACTAATGTACTCCAGTATGAGGAGCGTTTTCCGTCTGACCAGATAAGTAAAAAGCTCAATATAAATAAGGAGGAGCGTATAGTATATCTGAAAAGACTGAGATTTATCAATGAAGAGCCTGTGGTGGTAGAGATAACTTATATTCCGAAAAAATTTGTAAATGAAAAAAGGTTAAATGAATTTTTTGAGTCCAAGTATAATTATGCATTAAGCGAAAACTATAAAATAAAAGAGATGCAGAAGGAATATATGGGTGTATTGCCAAACAGGGATATAAAGGAGCTTCTTAATATAAAAGAAAATATTCCTGTATTTAAACTGGAAAATACTGCGATACTCGAAAACGGGGAAATATTCGAATATACAAAGGCTTTTTATAATCAGGAAAAATATAAATTTTTGGAAATTTTGAAAAAAGATATTGACAAATATTGA
- a CDS encoding PTS transporter subunit IIC — MNNTLVKILNGMALGLMASLVTGVILKQIGTYLNIQELIMFGQVAQYMMGPAIGAGVALSLEAPPLGVFASVVCGMLGAGTIKYGGSSYILASGEPVGSLAASVAGALASKAVFGKTKCDIIVVPGITIIAGGVISIFASPYISRFMMLIGNIINKSTNLNPLPMGILVALIMGIIITSPISSAAVAISLGLSGLSAGAATIGCACHMVGFAVAGYKDNGFNGLISHGLGTSKLQMANSIKNPLILVPPMAASVILGGVGAAIFKMENNKIGAGMGTSGLVGQFTTFEVMGEKSLIPMLLLHFIFPAVIALLVSGIMRKTGLIKQGDMKI, encoded by the coding sequence TTGAACAATACTTTGGTAAAAATTTTGAACGGGATGGCACTTGGGTTAATGGCGTCACTGGTGACAGGGGTAATACTGAAACAGATCGGAACATATCTGAATATTCAGGAATTAATTATGTTTGGGCAGGTAGCACAGTATATGATGGGACCGGCTATAGGTGCAGGTGTGGCATTATCACTGGAAGCACCGCCACTGGGAGTTTTTGCATCTGTAGTATGCGGAATGCTCGGTGCAGGAACTATTAAATACGGAGGAAGCTCATATATACTGGCATCGGGAGAGCCGGTAGGGTCGCTTGCAGCCAGTGTGGCAGGAGCACTTGCATCAAAAGCAGTATTTGGAAAAACCAAGTGTGATATTATTGTTGTTCCGGGAATTACTATCATAGCAGGCGGTGTGATAAGCATATTTGCTTCACCCTATATCAGCAGATTTATGATGCTTATAGGAAACATAATAAATAAATCTACTAATCTAAATCCTCTGCCTATGGGAATTCTTGTGGCATTAATAATGGGAATAATAATAACTTCTCCGATAAGCAGCGCAGCTGTGGCAATATCTCTAGGTCTGTCAGGACTGTCGGCTGGTGCTGCGACTATAGGATGTGCCTGTCATATGGTGGGCTTTGCAGTGGCGGGATATAAAGACAACGGATTTAACGGTCTTATTTCACATGGACTGGGAACTTCAAAGCTTCAGATGGCGAACAGTATAAAGAATCCCCTTATTCTGGTTCCTCCGATGGCAGCTTCGGTAATACTCGGGGGAGTAGGTGCAGCAATATTTAAAATGGAAAATAATAAAATAGGTGCAGGAATGGGTACAAGCGGTCTTGTGGGGCAGTTTACTACATTTGAAGTGATGGGAGAAAAGTCTCTTATTCCCATGCTTCTTCTGCATTTTATATTTCCGGCGGTAATAGCTCTTTTAGTATCAGGTATTATGAGAAAAACTGGACTTATAAAACAAGGGGATATGAAAATATAA
- a CDS encoding transcription repressor NadR: MRCKILDNQERRNQILKILNESSESVKGSALGKKFNVSRQVIVQDISLLRATGEDIIATPNGYIKLRREGVLNTIVCRHSGKYELEDELGIIVNHGGKVLDVFVEHGVYGEVKGNLNIRTKDDIEKFMEKLEASRVEPLCSLTDGLHMHTIETTNKESFEKIKNELLKKGYLII; the protein is encoded by the coding sequence ATGAGGTGTAAAATTTTGGATAATCAGGAAAGAAGAAACCAAATATTGAAAATATTAAATGAATCTTCTGAAAGTGTAAAAGGAAGTGCTTTGGGGAAAAAATTTAATGTTTCAAGGCAGGTAATAGTACAGGATATATCTCTTTTGAGAGCAACCGGAGAGGATATCATAGCTACTCCGAACGGATACATAAAGCTCAGGCGGGAAGGAGTTCTTAATACTATCGTCTGCCGTCATTCAGGAAAATATGAGCTGGAGGACGAGCTGGGAATAATAGTAAATCATGGTGGGAAAGTACTGGATGTATTTGTGGAGCATGGTGTTTACGGTGAGGTAAAAGGAAATCTGAATATAAGAACTAAAGATGATATTGAAAAATTTATGGAAAAACTGGAAGCATCAAGAGTAGAGCCTTTATGTTCACTTACTGACGGACTTCATATGCATACCATTGAAACAACGAATAAAGAGAGCTTTGAGAAAATAAAAAACGAGCTGCTGAAAAAAGGATATTTGATAATATAA
- a CDS encoding complex I 24 kDa subunit family protein: MCPNRLKENGFRELESYINSLDTKEEALITVLHKAQEIFGYLPKEVQEFIADKLNEPLARVYGVVSFYSFFTMIPKGDIAISVCLGTACFVRGAEKVLDEFQSRLGIKAGETSPDGKFSLDVLRCIGACGIAPVVLVNGKVYKKVEAGEVKNIVSEYM, from the coding sequence ATGTGTCCAAACCGATTAAAAGAAAACGGATTCAGGGAGCTGGAGTCTTATATAAATTCACTGGATACCAAGGAGGAAGCATTAATCACAGTTTTACATAAAGCTCAGGAAATCTTCGGTTATCTTCCCAAAGAGGTACAGGAATTTATCGCCGACAAACTCAATGAACCCCTTGCCCGTGTTTACGGCGTCGTTAGTTTTTATTCATTTTTTACCATGATTCCCAAAGGAGATATTGCAATATCCGTCTGTCTGGGAACAGCCTGCTTCGTCAGAGGAGCAGAAAAGGTACTAGATGAGTTTCAAAGCAGGCTTGGAATAAAAGCAGGCGAAACCTCTCCCGACGGAAAATTTTCACTGGATGTGCTGCGCTGCATAGGTGCCTGCGGAATCGCCCCTGTGGTGCTGGTAAACGGGAAAGTATACAAAAAAGTTGAAGCAGGTGAAGTAAAAAATATTGTTAGTGAATATATGTGA